One segment of Cutaneotrichosporon cavernicola HIS019 DNA, chromosome: 4 DNA contains the following:
- the TEP1 gene encoding uncharacterized protein (-phosphatase) codes for MPLTTYARTLVSGNKARFIDQEADINLDLVYVTDRIIIMGYPAAGVKSLYRNKRDDVLRFLNARHGDKWWIWNLCPQTENAYSSESMGGRVSRYPFPDHNPPPLPLLPLAVREMTAWLARDPENIAIIHCKAGKGRSGTLLVSYLLSLPELPPPPKEGGPHLDDSKVEALKDKIKQKEIRGADDAAPNDETEDVQTEGEVLSEAQGGDSSEEDTVSAPGPKPQLIRHDTHVEPVASPIPDQPKNSYTPIGIGDEELLEAPGQWDRRDGKLDAIFSFHSSRRMKPSTTKARRGVSIASQRRWCRYLHLLFLKKGPVSYLANTGHVRLLSVTLVLKRPHGWQKPLASLVVGGNGGQGKAGATVARYKDEYVAQLRALGGDGEGVEGDITWGGVAGDGVYDNAKMLKVFAKLAPGDVDDKTLVEPGEEDQYNVHHLVPPQEVVLDRGREFRLKLHLGSLPLGWAWLIPAFHLPEPATPGNIVVFDVPRSQLDFPLGPGAAVKRVIIRLEEVDLAS; via the exons ATGCCGCTCACCACGTATGCCCGCACCCTCGTGTCGGGCAACAAGGCGCGCTTCATCGACCAGGAGGCGGacatcaacctcgacctAGTCTATG tcaCCGACCGGATCATCAT AATGGGATACCCCGCAGCAGGCGTGAAATCGCTCTATAGGAATaagcgcgacgacgtcctccGGTTCCTAAACGCGCGCCATGGCGACAAGTGGTGGATCTGGAACTT GTGCCCACAGACCGAGAACGCGTACTCCTCCGAGAGTATGGGTGGACGCGTGTCGAGATATCCGTTCCCAGACCACAACCCACCACCACTtccactcctccccctAGCTGTGCGTGAGATGACGGCATGGCTTGCCCGCGATCCGGAGAACATTGCCATCATACACTGTAAAGCTGGTAAGGGGCGATCTGGGACACTCCTCGTGTCGTACCTCCTCTCACTACCGgagcttcctcctcctcccaaaGAGGGGGGACCACATCTAGACGACAGTAAGGTCGAAGCCTTGAAGGACAAGATCAAGCAGAAGGAAATACGCGGGGCTGATGATGCGGCGCCTAATGATGAGACAGAGGACGTACAGACTGAGGGGGAGGTGTTGAGCGAGGCCCAAGGCGGCGATtcgagcgaggaggacacgGTGTCCGCTCCCGGCCCCAAACCGCAACTGATCCGCCACGACACGCATGTCGAGCCCGTCGCGTCGCCAATCCCGGACCAGCCTAAGAACTCATATACGCCGATCGGTATcggagacgaggagctACTCGAAGCACCCGGCCAGTGGGATCGGCGAgacggcaagctcgacgccatctTCTCCTTTCATTCAAGCAGACGAATGAAGCCAAGTACGACCaaggcgcggcgcggcgtctcCATTGCCTCAC AACGGCGCTGGTGTCGCTATCTCCACCTGCTGTTCCTCAAGAAGGGACCTGTGTCCTACCTCGCAAATACGGGGCACGTGCGCCTCCTCTCGGTAACTCTTGTGCTGAAGCGCCCACACGGGTGGCAGAAGCCGCTCGCGTCGCTCGTGGTCGGCGGGAACGGGGGGCAGGGTAAGGCGGGCGCAACGGTAGCGCGGTACAAGGACGAATACGTCGCACAACTGCGTGCACTGGGTGGGGACGGCGAGggggtcgagggcgacatCACGTGGGGCGGCGTAGCGGGTGATGGGGTGTACGACAACGCGAAGATGTTGAAAGTCTTTGCCAAGTTGGCACCAGGCGACGTGGACGATAAGACCCTTGTGGAACCTGGCGAAGAG GACCAGTACAACGTACATCACCTTGTCCCACCGCAGGAGGTGGTGCTCGACCGGGGCCGCGAGTTCCGCCTCAAGCTGCACCTCGGCTCGTTGCCCTTGGGTTGGGCGTGGTTGATCCCGGCATTCCATCTCCCGGAACCGGCCACACCAGGCAACATAGTGGTATTCGACGTGCCACGCTCCCAACTGGATTTTCCGCTCGGGCCTGGTGCCGCCGTCAAGCGCGTGATTATCCggcttgaggaggtggatCTGGCTAGCTAA
- the POB3 gene encoding uncharacterized protein (Component of the FACT complex, a general chromatin factor that acts to reorganize nucleosomes. The FACT complex is involved in multiple processes that require DNA as a template such as mRNA elongation, DNA replication and DNA repair. During transcription elongation the FACT complex acts as a histone chaperone that both destabilizes and restores nucleosomal structure. It facilitates the passage of RNA polymerase II and transcription by promoting the dissociation of one histone H2A-H2B dimer from the nucleosome, then subsequently promotes the reestablishment of the nucleosome following the passage of RNA polymerase II), producing the protein MSNVTFDNIFMGESSDLGKLRFNSAGFGWKSLKNESNTPTTFNGSDVRGAQWLRVARQFQLRLSMRTPDRSRVTFDGFRRDDFEKVKRTLNEYFGVTVDHRDVALKGWNWGKATVQNQDIVFEVQHKPAFELPLGQVANSNIAGKNEVAIEFAPTAASDGASNNARLPDELVEVRFYVPGKSKKAKGSDAGSDGEETEKDEEGNDISAAEAFHTLIKDKADLGAATGDSIVVFEDVLVLTPRGRFSIEFFPESLRLLGKSTDYRVPFTSINRIFLLPKLDDMHVQLVLGLDPAIRQGATRYPFLVAQWPKDEEVDAELNLDDDEIAKYPDLQKNYHAPTFQVISRVLKSLTGKKVTPPGSFRNAQGVNGIKANVKAVQGELYFLERGLIFIAKQPILIDFSKTESIAFSRVGGGIASARTFDMRVLASDGPDHVFSAISKEEAGPISQFLSSKNVRLKNEMDELEATDKMDMDDLSDDDDDVSIMSEDEGRKKKKKKPQQQQAPVRRPVDEEDESEDEDFMDEDSSDGGSVSDSDSEASGMESDASDPLMDELRKRSEARAKKKAAGEADGAPKKKKAKRDD; encoded by the exons ATGTCCAACGTCACATTTGACAACA TCTTTATGGGCGAGTCGTCCGATTTGGGCA AGCTCCGCTTCAACTCGGCCGGCTTCGGGTGGAAGTCGCTCAAGAACGAGTCGAACACGCCAACCACCTTCAACGGCTCCGACGTGCGCGGCGCACAGTGGCTTCG TGTTGCACGCCAGTTCCAACTCCGTCTCAGCATGCGTACGCCGGATAGGTCGCGAGTCACATTCGACGGCTTCCGACGCGAT GACTTTGAAAAGGTCAAGCGCACGCTGAACGAGTACTTTGGCGTCACGGTCGACCACAGAGATGTCGCTTTGAAGGGCTGGAACTGGGGCAAGGCTACCGTGCAGA ACCAGGACATCGTCTTCGAGGTTCAGCACAAGCCTGCATTCGAGCTGCCCCTCGGCCAGGTCGCCAACTCGAACATCGCCGGCAAGAACGAGGTCGCCATTGAGTTTGCGCCCACCGCTGCTTCAGACGGCGCCAGCAACAACGCTCGCCTGCcggacgagctcgttgaAGTGCGCTTCTACGTCCCAGGAAAGagcaagaaggccaaggggAGCGACGCCGGCAGTGACGgggaggagacggagaaggacgaggaaggcaaTGACATTTCCGCAGCCGAGGCCTTCCACACCCTCATCAAGGACAAGGCTGACCTGGGTGCGGCCACTGGTGATTCCATCGTCGTTTTCGAGGACGTCCTGGTTCTTACTCCTCGTGGTCGCTTCTCGATCGAGTTCTTTCCCGAGAGCCTCCGTCTGCTCGGAAAGAGTACCGACTACCGCGTGCCCTTCACCTCCATCAATCGCATATTCCTCCTtcccaagctcgacgacatgcACGTCCAGCTCGTTCTGGGTCTTGACCCCGCGATCCGCCAGGGTGCGACCCGCTACCCCTTCCTGGTGGCCCAGTGgcccaaggacgaggaggttgacgccgagctcaacctcgacgacgacgagattgCAAAGTATCCCGATCTTCAGAAGAACTACCACGCGCCCACTTTCCAAGTCATCTCGCGTGTCCTCAAGTCGTTGACAGGCAAGAAGGTGACGCCTCCAGGCTCGTTCAGGAA TGCGCAGGGTGTCAATGGTATCAAGGCCAACGTCAAGGCTGTGCAGGGAGAGCTGTACTTCCTTGAGCGGGGCCTCATCTTTATCGCCAAGCAGcccatcctcatcgactTTAGCAAGACGGAGAGCATTGCGTTCTCGCGTGTCGGCGGTGGCATCGCCTCTGCGCGTACATTCGACATGCGCGTCTTAGCGAGCGACGGTCCTGACCACGTGTTTTCGGCCATctccaaggaggaggccggtCCCATCTCGCAGTTCCTGTCCAGCAAGAACGTGCGCCTCAAGaacgagatggacgagctcgaggccacgGACAAaatggacatggacgacctctcggatgacgacgatgacgtcAGCATCAtgtccgaggacgagggccggaagaagaagaagaagaagccgcagcagcagcaggcgccTGTCCGCCGTCctgttgacgaggaggacgagtcAG AAGACGAGGACTTTATGGACGAGGATTCGTCGGATGGCGGCTCGGTGAGCGACAGCGACTCGGAAGCGAGTGGAATGGAGTCGGATGCGTCCGACCCCTTgatggacgagctgcgcaagcgATCCGAGGCGCgggcgaagaagaaggcggcgggcgaggccgatggcgcgccgaagaagaagaaggccaagagGGACGACTAG
- a CDS encoding uncharacterized protein (Belongs to the cation transport ATPase (P-type) (TC 3.A.3) family), producing the protein MSLEKHTSSSTATAQTGNQKEHVANGTAGDNPGATAGSYGPLSFAAHTAEPSKVLSALESNQAHGLSDDDAAKRLAEYGPNRIKPPKKPSIWGICLRQIGNAMTIVLISAMAVSFGTLDFISGGVIAALVILNVTVGTYTEWEAEKTVASLESVGAPQAVVVRHSSTQTVTKTIAVEEVVPGDIIAVKIGDIIPADGRVLEGVSNLECDEAFLTGESLPVAKQSEPVDEENCPVGDRVSMVFSGSMVTKGRGFCVVTATAMDTEIGKIASALQNKAERKETGFAKGWHKFMVLLGLRETTPLQVKLNQIAYILLGAAIVIAIIVVASTGFKDVPMSIATYSVAAAVSILPASLIAVVSLTLARASTDLAKRNALVRRMDAIEALAGVANVCSDKTGTLTVGRMVVRKMWVPALDARDNDAAPTDTVKGQSYSFETGSDPFYPRGDIIPEEAPLVPSGTYAINRSEVHDGEDMDRIDVAEMEHGLRDMALCAALCNQATLTRPTEDVTGWEAHGDPTEIALQVAAHKLGYGKPILTGMHKLAPVTSGGTARRSSLFPGGNLAHGQFTQIVEHPFDSTVKRMAIAYRFSPATSNLKPKVVCLMKGAVERVLDRCTKVRDQPLTEERIAEIMAKVDALASYGLRVLALCGKFEPIENADRLTTMPRDEFENGFSFLGLAGIFDPPRKESAGAVADCHRAGITPRMLTGDHPATATAIALQIGILDRAYAKSDVMTGQQFDALSNDEVDALEDLPLVVARCAPETKVRMVDAIHRRNESTVMTGDGVNDSPALKRADVGVAMGTGSDVAKQAARIVLTDDNFASCIRAIRKGRSVFKNLSKFLLYLLSGNVAEIIVLMIGLAFKDEQGRSVFPLSPVAALWINTLAAGPPALALGLEPTAPDAMEQQPDAFHHIFTLEFYSDLTFYGVLIGALSLANFVIVLWGYFPGYLGVDCNEKSSANSDACNPVYLARATCYSTLVIILMIHALECKHVLRGLFQINLMDNKVLLWCVVALSLTTFPIVYIPVINNKVFMIEGLKWEWGIVFGMIFVYLAATELYKYFKRMYFRKKEAQRVRPVHHFPEHDKTLRIERTLDPTDKV; encoded by the exons ATGTCGCTTGAGAAGCACACATCTTCctcaacagcaacagcacAAACCGGCAACCAGAAGGAGCATGTAGCCAACGGCACTGCTGGCGACAACCCCGGCGCCACTGCAGGCTCCTACGGTCCCCTCTCCTTCGCCGCCCACACTGCAGAGCCCTCCAAGGtcctctccgccctcgAGTCCAACCAGGCCCATGGTCTCAGTGACGATGACGCTGCCAAGCGCCTTGCCGAATATGGACCAAACCGTATCAAGCCTCCCAAGAAACCCTCTATCTGGGGTATCTGTCTCAGGCAGATCGGTAACGCAATGACTATTGTTCTCA TCTCTGCAATGGCCGTCTCGTTTGGTACCCTCGATTTCATCTCTGGTGGCGTCATTGCAGCCCTGGTTATTCTCAACGTCACGGTCGGCACCTACACTGAGtgggaggccgagaagacTGTCGCCTCGCTTGAGAGCGTCGGTGCGCCCCAGGCTGTCGTTGTCCGTCACTCGTCCACACAGACCGTTACCAAGACCATCGCTGTCGAAGAGGTCGTTCCTGGTGACATCATTGCCGTTAAGATTGGTGACATTATCCCCGCCGACGGCCGTGTCCTCGAGGGTGTCTCCAACCTTGAGTGTGACGAGGCGTTCCTCACTGGCGAGTCGCTCCCTGTTGCCAAGCAGTCCGAGCCCGTCGACGAAGAGAACTGCCCCGTCGGTGACCGTGTTAGTATGGTCTTTTCTGGTTCCATGGTCACCAAGGGCCGTGGGTTCTGTGTCGTCACCGCCACTGCCATGGACACCGAGATCGGCAAGATTGCTTCCGCCCTCCAGaacaaggccgagcgcaaggagacTGGCTTCGCAAAGGGCTGGCACAAGTTCAtggtccttctcggcctccgcGAGACTACCCCTCTCCAGGTCAAGCTCAACCAGATCGCTTACATCCTTCTGGGTGCCGCCATTGTCATTGCCATTATCGTCGTCGCCTCAACCGGCTTCAAGGATGTCCCGATGTCGATTGCCACCTACTCTGTTGCCGCCGCTGTCTCGATTCTTCCCGCGTCCCTGATTGCCGTCGTCTCCCTGACCCTTGCCCGCGCTTCgaccgacctcgccaagcgcaaCGCTCTTGTGCGCCGCATGGACGCCATTGAGGCCCTCGCGGGTGTCGCCAACGTATGCTCGGACAAGACTGGTACCCTTACCGTCGGTCGCATGGTAGTGCGCAAGATGTGGGTTCCCGCCTTGGACGCGCGTGACAACGACGCCGCCCCCACAGACACTGTCAAGGGCCAGTCGTACTCGTTTGAGACCGGTTCGGACCCCTTCTACCCCCGTGGTGACATTATTCCGGAGGAGGCCCCCTTGGTCCCCTCGGGCACCTACGCCATTAACCGCTCCGAGGTtcacgacggcgaggacatggacaGGATCGACGTTGCTGAGATGGAGCACGGCCTTCGCGACATGGCTCTCTGCGCTGCCCTCTGCAACCAGGCAACTCTGACCCGGCCCACCGAGGACGTCACAGGCTGGGAGGCTCACGGTGACCCCACTGAGATCGCTCTTCAGGTCGCTGCGCACAAGCTCGGCTACGGCAAGCCCATCCTCACTGGTATGCACAAGCTCGCACCCGTCACGTCTGGTGGCACTGCTCgtcgctcctcgctctTCCCCGGTGGCAACCTGGCGCACGGCCAGTTCACCCAGATTGTCGAGCACCCCTTCGACTCGACCGTTAAGCGCATGGCCATCGCCTACCGCTTCAGCCCGGCTACCTCGAacctcaagcccaaggtTGTCTGCCTCATGAAGGGTGCCGTTGAGCGTGTCCTCGACCGCTGCACCAAGGTCCGCGACCAGCCCCTAACCGAGGAGCGTATTGCTGAGATCATGGCCAAGGTTGACGCTCTGGCGTCGTACGGTCTCCGTGTCCTCGCTCTCTGCGGCAAGTTTGAGCCCATCGAGAACGCCGACCGCCTTACCACGATGCCCCGTGACGAGTTTGAGAATGGCTTCTCGTTCCTTGGTCTGGCTGGTATCTTCGACCCTCCCCGCAAGGAGTCTGCCGGTGCTGTTGCCGACTGCCACCGTGCTGGTATCACCCCTCGCATGCTGACTGGTGACCACCCCGCTACCGCGACCGCCATTGCCCTGCAGATCGGTATCCTCGACCGTGCCTACGCAAAGTCCGACGTCATGACCGGCCAGCAGTTCGACGCACTGAgcaacgacgaggtcgacgctCTTGAGGACCTCCCGCTTGTTGTTGCCCGCTGCGCCCCTGAGACCAAGGTCCGCATGGTCGATGCTATCCACCGTCGCAACGAGTCGACCGTCATGACTGGTGACGGTGTCAACGACTCGCCTGCTCTCAAGCGTGCCGACGTTGGTGTCGCCATGGGTACCGGTTccgacgtcgccaagcAGGCCGCTCGTATTGTTCTTACCGACGACAACTTCGCCTCGTGCATTCGTGCTATCCGCAAGGGTCGCTCGGTCTTCAAGAACCTGTCCAAGTTCCTGCTCTACCTGCTGTCTGGCAACGTTGCTGAAATCATCGTCTTGATGATCGGTCTTGCCTTCAAGGACGAGCAAGGCCGCTCCGTCTTCCCTCTCTCGCCTGTCGCAGCCCTCTGGATCAacaccctcgccgccggtcCTCCCGCACTTGCCCTTGGTCTTGAGCCCACCGCCCCCGACGCCATGGAGCAGCAGCCGGACGCGTTCCACCACATCTTCACCCTCGAGTTCTACTCTGACTTGACGTTCTACGGTGTCCTCATTGGTGCTTTGTCGCTTGCCAACTTTGTCATTGTCCTTTGGGGCTACTTCCCTGGCTACCTAGGGGTCGACTGCAACGAGAAATCGTCCGCTAACAGCGACGCGTGCAACCCTGTCTACCTTGCCCGTGCGACTTGTTACTCGACACTGGTCATTATCCTTATGATCCACGCGCTCGAGTGCAAGCACGTGCTGCGCGGCCTTTTCCAGATCAACCTCATGGACAACAAGGTTCTGCTCTGGTGTGTCGTTGCCCTCTCGCTCACGACCTTCCCCATTGTCTACATCCCCGTCATCAACAACAAGGTCTTCATGATCGAAGGCCTCAAATGGGAGTGGGGAATCGTCTTTGGCATGATCTTTGTCTACCTCGCCGCTACCGAGCTTTACAAGTACTTCAAGCGCATGTACTTCCGCAAAAAGGAGGCCCAGCGTGTCCGGCCCGTCCACCACTTCCCAGAGCACGACAAGACTCTACGCATCGAGCGTACTCTGGACCCCACCGACAAGGTCTAA
- a CDS encoding uncharacterized protein (Expressed protein) has translation MSMLRYLSPGRGRAEGSNSSSTSPLLADAPSLKLHVMNWGVLILPAPDHAGDPRHDPILHGELDVRVSGPRRCKRIRVGLRSIIRLDMGGGRKIEEDVLFERKVEIIGASTDGIWLAPGSQRGSNSRAPSPSRARRSLWDIPSMPPSGAVTPIGGGAPAAPLALAGALANLSLENGHASPTVASANSNSNQNPTSRPGSGSASPSSPIEPHQPINPALLASEYSFSLTRQEVPYLPRIPSYEDTNFTDHASQTPWVMGKHRAKKHIMIVYNPNPLATTNELHDRANGHVRGLGEWEMLLVSDVWTICALMNLQFNVTGIPASTTIFAVRLALAQSWAIISPRDDQAANHLTGTRSFAIFESGKRPPVGHHYPDKHFHAIWRGTDAGGKDKPMANDGGSLHLAATVRLPTDEHVRPTTLPGVVTPITVTHNLVLEVFFSVWGEDDRGEPMKVPGPGGLRLLRVSRPITLPSCALIPEVIDLPAYEEHQRDAIAPDEDSIELLQRGMKGAGPLGDPGWALCACGRKLEDMEARMRAAVIQEVTGNNFDPATSEKVAAERRGRQERLDSY, from the exons ATGTCCATGCTGCGATACCTGTCGCCCGGCCGTGGCCGCGCCGAAGGCTCCAACTCCTCTTCCACTTCCCCCCTTCTCGCCGATGCGCCCTCGCTCAAGCTCCACGTGATGAACTGGggcgtcctcatcctccccgcccccgACCACGCCGGCGACCCGCGCCACGACCCCATCCTCCACGGTGAACTCGACGTGCGCGTCTCCGGTCCGCGACGATGCAAGCGTATCCGTGTAGGACTGCGCTCCATCATCCGACTAGAcatgggcggcggccgaaagatcgaggaggacgtgcTGTTCGAACGGAAAGTCGAGATCATTGGCGCAAGCACAGACGGTATTTGGCTCGCACCAGGGTCGCAGCG TGGGTCCAACTCGCGCGCCCCATCCCCGAGTCGAGCCCGCCGCTCGTTGTGGGATATTCCCTCCATGCCGCCAAGTGGTGCGGTAACCCCCAttggcggcggggcgcCCGCCGCACCCCTCGCCCTGGCTGGCGCACTAGCCAACCTCTCCTTGGAAAATGGACACGCAAGCCCAACCGTGGCTAGTGCGAACTCGAACTCGAACCAGAAcccgacctcgcggccgGGATCAGGATCCGCttccccttcttctccaaTCGAGCCACATCAACCCATCAaccccgccctcctcgcttCAGAATATAGCTTCTCCCTCACCCGCCAAGAGGTGCCCTACCTCCCCCGTATCCCCAGCTATGAAGATACAAACTTCACCGACCACGCAAGCCAAACTCCTTGGGTAATGGGTAAACACCGCGCGAAAAAACACATCATGATCGTCTACAACCCCAACCCGTTGGCAACCACAAACGAGCTACACGACCGTGCCAACGGCCATGTCCGGGGGttgggcgagtgggagatGCTCCTGGTGTCTGACGTATGGACAATCTGCGCTCTCATGAACCTCCAGTTCAACGTGACTGGCATTCCtgcctcgacgacaatcTTTGCTGtgcgcctcgccctcgctcaGAGTTGGGCCATCATCTCGCCCCGCGACGACCAAGCCGCTAACCACCTCACCGGTACTCGCTCCTTTGCAATTTTCGAGAGTGGAAAACGTCCACCAGTAGGCCACCACTACCCCGATAAGCATTTCCATGCCATCTGGCGCGGCACCGATGCAggcggcaaggacaagcccATGGCCAACGATGGCGGATcgctccacctcgccgcaACCGTCCGTTTGCCGACCGACGAACATGTGcgccccaccaccctcccGGGCGTGGTCACGCCCATCACAGTTACGCacaacctcgtcctcgaggtctTCTTCTCCGTGTGGGGCGAAGACGACCGTGGCGAGCCCATGAAAGTTCCTGGCCCAGGAGGACTGCGTCTCCTCCGCGTGTCGCGGCCCATCACCCTGCCTTCC tgcGCACTCATCCCCGAGGTCATCGACCTGCCAGCCTACGAGGAACACCAGCGCGACGCAATCGCCCCTGACGAAGACTCGATCGAGCTACTCCAGCGCGGGATGAAGGGCGCCGGGCCCCTCGGCGATCCCGGATGGGCTCTGTGCGCGTGCGGCCGCAAGCTCGAAGACATGGAGGCCCGTATGCGCGCAGCCGTCATACAGGAGGTCACGGGGAACAACTTTGACCCTGCCACAAGCGAAAAGGTCGCGGCGGAACGGCGTGGGCGGCAGGAACGGCTCGACAGCTATTAA
- the VPS17 gene encoding uncharacterized protein (Retrograde transport, endosome to Golgi-related protein), whose amino-acid sequence MDPLADDVNQGWASEAPPALSSPPVQSPSRAPQQQQTSPSTFIRDPQVYGDPGHALMNPPAEHNPKQSPHPYLRLRIAGLERNRKDLLVRFDASTNLPNFRTSLYRNLQRSYVEFQRFAEQLQLCCPQTIIPALPLPHTSAATDEEDDRLVRIILQRWFSRVADDPQLQKEDELRSFIESDFGYNPIPPPSARKQSTGGAATSVLTAALSKVVRRGPLDEDDEIMSARTTLERLEPAWAAAANSIGNLSKARKALASAQAEVGAKLIGLATDESDMNLATAERKMGRAYEQMSGMAVQQITSDNVILNDSLAYQSSNARAGRDALAQRTQILEDSHSSTKTAITKRRNVERMKGSSNINPQKVDDAISEMEEANAIEDRLTSNLNAISAHLHTALRTHSRNAHEDVAFSLLEHARMNIIFNRSVLRELEALKPDLARVTAPILANPGTPTTPTSAGPLTSPPVQHATPTQAAFAPAPRQPGMSQSMYVPAPVEPGPRSHSAGVRPSTPSTPGPVDPLGGAPMAQSMYGAPGHRPPQRRQGRALDERKAAKLLAGGF is encoded by the exons ATGGACCCGCTTGCAGACGACGTCAATCAAGGCTGGGCTTCCGAAGCACCGCCAGCGCTCTCTTCGCCACCCGTCCAGTCTCCCTCTCGCGCCCCACAGCAACAGCAAACATCACCATCAACATTCATTCGTGATCCCCAAGTCTACGGTGACCCAGGCCACGCTCTCATGAATCCTCCAGCAGAGCACAATCCAAAGCAGAGTCCCCATCCCtacctccgcctccgcatTGCAGGTCTTGAACGGAACCGAAAGGACCTACTCGTCCGCTTCGATGCCAGC ACCAACCTCCCTAACTTTCGCACATCCCTGTATCGCAACCTTCAACGGTCCTATGTCGAGTTCCAGCGCTTCGCAGAGCAACTTCAGCTTTGCTGTCCGCAGA CCATCATCCCcgcccttccccttccccacaCTTCCGCAGCAACtgacgaggaag ACGACCGGCTCGTTAGGATAATCCTCCAGCGCTGGTTCAGCCGCGTGGCGGACGACCCTCAGTtgcagaaggaggacgagctaCGCAGCTTCATCGAGTCTGACTTTGGCTATAACCCGATCCCCCCACCCTCAGCACGCAAGCAGTCGACGGGTGGAGCGGCGACCTCGGTCCTGACCGCTGCCCTGTCCAAAGTCGTGCGCCGCGGGCCGttggacgaggatgacgagatCATGAGTGCGCGCACGACTCTGGAGCGCCTGGAACCCGCGTGGGCTGCAGCGGCGAACAGCATCGGCAATCTCAGCAAGGCACGCAAGGCCCTTGCCTCTGCTCAGGCTGAAGTTGGTGCCAAACTCATAGGTCTCGCGACCGATGAGTCGGACATGAACCTCGCGACTGCCGAGCGTAAGATGGGCCGAGCGTACGAGCAAATGAGCGGGATGGCGGTGCAGCAGATCACGAGCGACAACGTCATCCTCAACGATTCTCTCGCATACCAGTCGTCTAATGCCAGGGCAGGCCGCGACGCCCTCGCACAGCGCACCCAGATCCTGGAAGACTCGCACAGTTCGACCAAGACGGCGATCACCAAGCGTCGCAACGTCGAGCGAATGAAGGGTAGCTCCAACATCAATCCTCAaaaggtcgacgacgcgatTAGTGAGATGGAAGAGGCGAACGCAATCGAGGACCGCCTCACTTCGAACCTCAACGCCATCTCTGCACATCTTCACACCGCTCTCCGCACACACTCACGTAACGCGCACGAGGACGTCGCCTTCAGTCTTCTCGAGCATGCGCGCATGAACATCATCTTCAATCGCTCTGTCCTCCGCGAGCTGGAAGCGCTCAAGCCAGACCTTGCGCGCGTCACCGCTCCCATTCTCGCCAACCCTGGCACCCCTACGACGCCCACAAGCGCTGGTCCCCTGACGTCTCCGCCTGTGCAGcacgcgacgccgacccAAGCCGCCTTCGCCCCGGCGCCGAGGCAACCAGGCATGTCCCAGTCCATGTATGTCCCTGCGCCCGTTGAACCCGGTCCTCGATCCCATTCGGCGGGAGTCCGGCCTTCAACTCCGTCCACGCCAGGCCCAGTCGACCCTCTGGGAGGCGCTCCTATGGCTCAGAGCATGTACGGTGCGCCTGGCCAtcggcctcctcaacgacgacaGGGACGCgctctcgacgagcgcaaaGCAGCCAAGCTTCTGGCAGGTGGATTCTGA